Proteins found in one Planococcus citri chromosome 2, ihPlaCitr1.1, whole genome shotgun sequence genomic segment:
- the LOC135836870 gene encoding atlastin-like, translated as MDTPAHPISIFDEDAVSEKLRQIPEEIKNRNVVIISIAGAFRLGKSFILNFLIRYMKYLCTPEDEKPSSTWLGDDESPLKGFSWRPGSERDTIGILMWSEIFPMTLPNGEEVAVIFLDTQGTFDNDTTVNECAKIFALSTMLCSVQVYNLSKKIKEDDLQYLQLFAEYGRLAAESTANKTLQNKLQFLVRDWSHPYDFEYGSAGGQKYVDKILKTSGKPPGLVSLRNNIKSSFDDIKCFLMPYPGVQVDTNPAFNGKLSDMETNFKDSLEDFVTELLSPQNMILKEINSVKINVNQWFMFLKRYINEFSHDSLPEPKSLFEATADANNLEAVTASVEMYYNSMKQAFECSEPFLTSEEFDNHHRKFKALAIEQFREKRKMGTEEFCESHRRKLEENIRSRSEQLKLSNQYKKETCMLNNAVKGKEIYNELTSLLENTKPYLSGRQFKNEHERFEKKALDFFDAQCENNVDELSKRHRMKLQEQIDTERFRLMTLNKHKAKAHNYSAMVAANKTYYKEMLDVIESSESYRTFEQLKEEHIKHKAAALQEFSDKCVDDEDELSKKYKKDLQKEMDDAFNDFKTLNKNKKISNIAARNIESKCENTEVTPYEMEKTHLKCTSPAKYEPHETQLNQNNNMDSNWLKICNRTLSYRIDVRRRFQDFSISDSEMDCNQLKTYNRPLQNGMDVRRCFRNDFGVLDNEMDRNSFQIRDRPFQNGMDVRRRVRDFGVSVCAVLSETFVGSPVGPLFNAMRDGFLANTSAFDRCIDE; from the exons ATGGATACACCAGCTCATCCCATATCAATATTCGATGAAGATGCGGTTTCCGAAAAACTGAGACAGATTCCGGAAGAGATAAAAAATCGTAATGTTGTAATTATTTCAATAGCAGGTGCCTTCCGTTTGGGCAAATCATTCATCTTGAATTTTCTCATTCGATACATGAAATatttg TGCACTCCTGAAGATGAAAAACCGAGTAGTACTTGGTTGGGAGATGACGAAAGTCCGTTGAAAGGGTTCTCGTGGAGACCTGGATCAGAAAGGGATACGATTGGAATTTTAATGTGGAGTGAAATATTCCCAATGACGTTACCAAATGGAGAGGAA gTGGCAGTAATTTTTCTAGATACGCAAGGAACGTTTGATAACGATACTACGGTTAATGAATGCGCAAAAATATTCGCTTTGAGTACAATGTTGTGCTCAGTGCAAGTGTATAACCtgtctaaaaaaatcaaagaagatGACCTACAATATTTACAG CTATTTGCCGAATATGGACGTTTAGCAGCAGAAAGCACCGCCAATAAAACGCTTCAGAATAAGCTACAATTTCTCGTAAGAGATTGGAGCCACCCATATGACTTCGAGTATGGATCGGCGGGGGGCCAAAAATACGTCgataaaatattaaaa ACCTCGGGCAAACCACCGGGACTAGTATCGTTGAGAAACAATATTAAATCTTCATTCGACGACATTAAATGTTTCCTCATGCCTTATCCTGGAGTTCAGGTTGACACGAATCCTGCATTTAATGGAAAGTTATCAG aCATGGAAACCAACTTCAAAGACAGCTTAGAAGATTTTGTTACGGAACTTTTATCGCcacaaaatatgattttgaaagaaatcaatTCCGTAAAAATCAACGTTAACCAATGGTTTATGTTCTTAAAACGGTACATCAATGAGTTCAGCCATGATTCTCTGCCTGAACCCAAATCATTATTCGAA GCAACTGCAGACGCAAATAACCTGGAAGCGGTGACTGCCAGTGTAGAAATGTATTACAATTCGATGAAACAAGCTTTCGAATGTTCTGAACCGTTTTTAACCTCTGAAGAATTTGATAATCATCACAGAAAATTCAAAGCGTTGGCAATTGAGCAGTTTAGAGAAAAACGCAAAATGGGAACTGAGGAATTCTGCGAATCGCATAGACGCAAATTGGAAGAA AACATTCGTTCAAGATCCGAGCaattaaaactttcaaatcaatATAAAAAAGAAACATGCATGCTCAACAATGCAGTAAAAGGGAAGGAGATTTACAACGAGCTGACGTCGCTGTTAGAAAACACCAAACCGTATTTAAGCGGTCGCCAGTTCAAAAACGAACATGaaagatttgagaaaaaagccTTGGACTTTTTCGATGCTCAATGTGAAAACAACGTGGATGAATTAAGCAAAAGACACCGAATGAAATTGCAAGAG CAAATTGACACTGAAAGGTTTCGATTAATGACTTTGAATAAACATAAAGCTAAAGCCCATAACTATTCGGCAATGGTAGCAGCCAACAAAACCTACTACAAGGAGATGCTCGACGTTATAGAGAGTTCCGAATCATATCGCACCTTCGAGCAATTGAAGGAGGAGCATATAAAACATAAGGCCGCTGCCTTGCAAGAATTCAGTGATAAATGTGTTGATGATGAAGATGAGTTGTCTAAAAAATACAAGAAAGATTTGCAGAAG GAGATGGACGATGCTTTTAatgatttcaaaacattgaataaGAATAAAAAGATATCGAATATCGCTGCTCGTAACATCGAATCAAAATGTGAGAATACCGAAGTCACTCCAtatgaaatggaaaaaacgcATTTGAAATGCACTTCGCCAGCTAAATATGAGCCTCATGAAACTCAATTAAATCAG AACAACAACATGGATAgtaattggttgaaaatttgcaatcgCACACTTTCATATAGAATAGATGTTAGGAGACGTTTCCAGGACTTCAGTATTTcc GACAGTGAAATGGATTGCAATCAGTTGAAAACTTACAATCGCCCACTTCAAAATGGAATGGACGTTAGGAGATGTTTCCGTAATGATTTCGGTGTATTG GACAACGAAATGGATCGTAATTCGTTCCAAATTCGCGATCGCCCttttcaaaatggaatggatGTTAGGAGACGTGTCCGTGACTTCGGCGTTTCCGTATGTGCTGTCTTAAGTGAAACGTTTGTAGGAAGCCCCGTAGGCCCCTTATTCAATGCTATGCGCGATGGCTTTTTGGCCAACACTTCAGCGTTTGATCGATGCATTGATGAATAG
- the LOC135834119 gene encoding uncharacterized protein LOC135834119, which translates to MANRRTIEQLRKLRDNVIIVFDNTRTWADNPQTSKSAPELRRRIRHLEEQFGLFASYNNDILTTEGNDTESDCAVTAVTAESKYFEIVSKLETLLEQATPEPSNEGSEYRSCSAADNSVRLPKLNLPKFSNKSEDWASFFQRFQSGVRSPRLDDLHRHEHLLSCLTGESADLVQNIHVEEGSYAVVIEILKRRYENKRLNLRLHLQKLFELGEVKENDPESLRKLANTALISIRAVENMGFKRDALSNELIVQLIVTKLDSRSRELWETSLNNEQAVDNAESDVDSYIFVTASKQNAPANTRQHPQRTRGAATALVTQSASSNPSSAQSMVGSGDSVVRMCPCCNQVHPLYHCDAFKRLPIQERYQRVRDAKLCVNCFRGGHWAKVCRSSKCKQCGKAHHTLLHPLESNNAHQPPPSSAAAPTPPSGTPSTTNQTSEPPKPTQSVSANATFLSAVTQRQLREVLLSTAGVRLTSATHHINATALLDGASHVTLLTKDIAQKLNLKLNKSSVVISGVGGALSSANSTTTIQLTSRNGEFSVNLHAIVVDSITDPLPSVSFTPPPEWDFAQRYHLADPRYHESKVIDLLIGVDHLYQILQPSMITQLNRPTLISSQLGWLLAGPYSTSSIEPSVRCLHAKLTQPEVDSITEFLGLNEPPRVKDTGSVDELECERIFVETHKRDPVSGRFIVKLPRRSDKILGESRQLAINCLKRTCVSAEYREFLREYEALGHLTRCAPPIPNQITYYIPHHAVYHNGKIQVVFDASMKTTNGVSLNDTLLVGPTLQAPLFIIFLRFRMFLYAFTADIIKMYRQMWVPDEDRDLQRIVIYENGEIIDCQLNTITYGTSSAPHSAIRTIFQLADDGESEFPAAAAVLRKNTYVDDTLSGADSLEAVKKLIDELVALLRTAGMELGKWRFSGELADHAPLCDSSVGRTLGVEWDSAGDFFSFPSLANVTVPENTVTKRIALSKVSSIFDPLGFLAPLAITGKLLIQELWTDNLDWDENVSADFQQRFNRFLNDITASASLQFPRYVGNAESVHLELHGFSDASKEAYAACIYARILKENAPPVVRLIASKTRVAPQRQPRTIPELELCAAALLTELFEPVITTLGCNRDRCYAYTDSTIVLAYLAKEPGHWTQFVANRVKNIVRTFPAEKWRHVAGEINPADLATRQKSFSELESRFDLWLHGPEFLHELKIPPNHLSREFGEEIFQATLVYVHVNTVLDEIPPQYADFARYIINQYSDLSKVLSIITAWLRIKDFFLSQVRKTPSPSGSFSAAEYRRAELELALKAQHETYPKEFDKLIAKRPLPSRSRLTSLSPFLEKGLIRVGGRIECADLPYYQRHPVIIPANHRFTHLLIRDCHRRFAHAGPQFITAYLRRRYWLIGNLNSQIQQVIRTCAKCARFRRNAHHNPPMADLPADRVRPSPPFSIVGVDYAGPFNRKPEIRSRSTTRLKSYVAVFVCFSTRAVHLEVVLDLTTAAFLAALKRFAARRGCPLTIYSDNGTNFTGAANELNEKFNELAQSTEIQKFASPAPIEWRFNPPAAPHMGGLWEAAVRIMKNHLYKTIGDTELTTDEFCTLLCHIESIMNSRPIVPLRDPASSFDALTPGHFLIGRPLVAVSDDTSNSDVSHYRTRWDLVTQLRNAIWRRWKPEVLTSLQKRVKWTASTPQFEINDIVILSKEETAPLQWPLGRIIRTYPDSQGTVRSVDVICRNGTVLKRPVHNLIPLIDVDEVSTPDGTSADGGGM; encoded by the exons ATGGCGAATAGACGCACCATCGAGCAGCTCCGTAAACTACGCGACAACGTTATTATCGTATTCGACAACACCCGTACCTGGGCAGACAATCCGCAAACGAGTAAATCTGCTCCCGAGCTCCGACGACGTATCCGACACCTGGAAGAACAATTTGGTTTGTTTGCTTCTTATAATAATGATATTCTTACCACCGAAGGTAACGACACAGAGTCAGATTGCGCAGTTACAGCTGTAACTGCCGAATCCAAGTACTTCGAAATTGTATCAAAGTTAGAAACGCTTCTCGAGCAGGCTACACCCGAACCGAGCAACGAAGGCTCCGAATACCGTAGTTGCTCCGCAGCCGATAATTCAGTTCGGTTACCCAAGTTGAATCTGCCCAAGTTCTCAAACAAGTCCGAGGATTGGGCCAGTTTCTTTCAACGGTTCCAGAGTGGCGTCCGTAGCCCTCGTTTGGACGACCTGCATCGTCACGAGCATCTGCTGTCCTGTCTAACTGGCGAGTCAGCTGATCTCGTTCAGAACATCCACGTTGAAGAGGGCAGTTATGCGGTCGTAATCGAGATCCTGAAACGTCGGTACGAGAATAAGCGCCTGAATCTTCGCCTTCACCTCCAGAAACTTTTCGAACTGGGTGAGGTGAAAGAAAACGATCCTGAATCGCTCCGTAAACTCGCCAATACTGCGTTAATCAGTATACGAGCCGTCGAAAACATGGGCTTCAAACGTGATGCCCTGTCTAACGAACTTATCGTCCAGCTCATCGTTACAAAACTCGATTCGCGCAGCCGTGAGCTCTGGGAGACGTCCCTCAACAACGAGCAAGCTGTCGATAATGCCGAATCGGACGTAGACTCGTACA TATTTGTAACCGCGTCGAAGCAGAACGCCCCAGCCAATACTAGACAACATCCTCAACGCACGCGTGGCGCCGCCACTGCGTTAGTAACGCAATCCGCATCATCGAACCCGTCTTCAGCGCAATCTATGGTTGGCAGCGGTGATTCAGTCGTCAGAATGTGTCCGTGTTGTAACCAGGTTCATCCACTCTACCACTGCGACGCCTTCAAACGTCTACCGATTCAAGAACGCTACCAGCGCGTTCGCGACGCGAAGCTATGCGTTAATTGCTTCCGTGGCGGTCATTGGGCGAAGGTGTGTCGCTCGAGTAAATGCAAGCAGTGCGGCAAAGCGCATCACACGTTGTTACATCCGCTCGAGTCCAATAATGCGCATCAACCGCCTCCATCTTCGGCGGCGGCACCTACGCCACCTTCCGGTACTCCTAGCACTACAAATCAGACATCCGAACCTCCGAAACCAACTCAGTCAGTGTCCGCAAATGCGACATTTCTATCCGCAGTGACGCAGCGACAGCTCCGCGAAGTATTATTGAGTACCGCAGGTGTCCGCCTCACCTCTGCGACCCATCATATCAACGCAACTGCCTTGCTTGATGGCGCATCGCACGTTACGTTACTCACGAAAGATATCGCGCAGAAATTGAACTTGAAGCTCAATAAATCGTCGGTAGTGATCAGTGGCGTTGGTGGAGCGCTGTCTTCAGCCAACTCAACCACCACTATCCAGCTTACATCGCGCAACGGTGAATTCTCCGTTAATCTACATGCAATAGTGGTAGATTCGATCACCGATCCGTTACCATCAGTATCGTTTACACCTCCGCCAGAATGGGACTTTGCCCAACGCTACCATCTCGCTGATCCGCGATATCACGAgtcaaaggtcattgacctactcATTGGAGTTGATCATTTGTACCAAATCCTCCAACCGTCAATGATTACGCAGCTGAATCGACCAACGCTCATCTCGTCTCAGCTTGGATGGCTCCTCGCTGGTCCATATTCAACGTCATCAATCGAACCGAGTGTGCGCTGCCTTCATGCGAAGCTGACGCAACCAGAAGTGGACTCAATCACAGAGTTTTTAGGCCTCAACGAGCCACCGCGCGTTAAAGATACCGGGTCAGTTGACGAACTCGAATGTGAACGAATATTCGTTGAGACTCACAAGCGTGATCCAGTCTCAGGCCGTTTTATCGTCAAGCTGCCACGACGATCTGACAAGATTCTTGGTGAATCGCGCCAACTAGCTATCAACTGTCTGAAACGCACTTGCGTTTCAGCAGAGTACCGTGAATTCTTACGCGAATACGAAGCGCTTGGTCATTTGACGCGCTGCGCACCTCCAATACCAAACCAGATTACCTACTACATCCCACATCACGCTGTTTACCACAATGGGAAGATTCAAGTTGTATTCGATGCTTCAATGAAGACAACAAATGGCGTCTCGTTGAACGACACACTGTTAGTGGGCCCAACGTTGCAGGCGCCACTATTTATTATCTTTCTCCGCTTCCGAATGTTCTTATATGCATTCACCGCTGATATAATCAAAATGTACCGCCAGATGTGGGTACCAGACGAAGACCGCGACCTTCAGCGCATCGTTATCTACGAAAATGGCGAGATAATCGACTGCCAACTGAACACCATTACCTATGGAACGAGCTCCGCGCCGCATTCCGCGATTcgaacgatttttcaacttgctgATGATGGCGAGTCAGAATTTCCAGCGGCGGCGGCAGTTCTGCGTAAAAATACATACGTCGACGATACACTGAGTGGTGCCGACTCGTTAGAAGCTGTAAAAAAGCTCATCGACGAGTTAGTCGCTTTGTTACGTACTGCTGGCATGGAGCTAGGCAAATGGCGCTTCTCCGGTGAGCTGGCAGACCACGCACCTCTCTGTGACTCGTCAGTAGGCCGCACTCTTGGAGTCGAATGGGACTCAGCCGGTGACTtcttcagttttccatctctgGCCAACGTCACAGTTCCAGAGAACACCGTAACGAAACGTATCGCACTCTCAAAAGTATCCAGCATCTTTGATCCGTTGGGATTTCTCGCACCTCTCGCAATCACCGGCAAGCTTCTCATCCAAGAGTTGTGGACAGATAATCTGGACTGGGACGAAAACGTCTCCGCCGATTTCCAGCAGCGTTTCAATCGTTTCCTTAACGATATCACCGCATCCGCCAGCCTACAGTTTCCTCGCTACGTAGGAAACGCCGAATCCGTTCATCTTGAGTTGCATGGGTTTTCAGACGCTAGTAAGGAAGCATATGCTGCCTGTATCTACGCTCGCATTCTCAAGGAGAATGCGCCACCAGTTGTGCGGCTGATTGCGTCAAAAACGCGCGTCGCTCCGCAACGCCAACCACGTACGATTCCCGAGTTGGAGCTCTGCGCTGCTGCACTCCTGACCGAACTTTTCGAACCAGTTATTACAACCCTAGGTTGTAACCGAGATCGCTGTTATGCCTACACCGATTCGACCATCGTGTTGGCGTACCTTGCCAAAGAACCAGGTCATTGGACCCAATTTGTCGCGAATCGAGTGAAGAATATCGTCCGCACATTTCCAGCTGAAAAATGGCGACATGTTGCAGGCGAAATCAATCCAGCCGACTTGGCCACACGCCAAAAATCGTTTAGCGAACTTGAATCTCGCTTTGATCTCTGGCTCCATGGTCCAGAGTTCCTTCACGAGTTGAAGATACCACCGAATCATCTCTCACGCGAATTTGGAGAAGAGATTTTCCAGGCAACGCTGGTATATGTTCATGTGAACACAGTACTGGACGAAATACCACCCCAATATGCAGATTTCGCCAGATACATCATCAACCAGTACTCGGACCTCAGTAAGGTCCTGAGTATCATCACCGCTTGGCTCCGCATCAAAGACTTCTTTCTCTCACAAGTCAGAAAAACGCCGTCTCCAAGCGGAAGTTTCTCTGCTGCTGAATATCGACGCGCCGAACTTGAATTGGCCCTGAAAGCTCAGCACGAGACCTACCCGAAGGAATTCGACAAGCTGATCGCCAAGCGACCGCTTCCAAGTCGCAGTCGACTCACGTCACTGTCTCCCTTTCTCGAGAAGGGACTTATACGTGTCGGTGGCCGCATCGAATGTGCGGACCTACCATACTATCAACGTCATCCAGTAATTATTCCGGCAAACCATCGATTCACGCATTTGCTGATTCGAGATTGCCATCGCCGATTCGCACACGCTGGACCTCAGTTCATCACCGCTTATCTACGCCGCAGATACTGGCTCATCGGTAACCTGAACTCTCAAATTCAGCAGGTTATACGTACCTGCGCCAAATGCGCACGATTTCGCCGAAACGCGCACCATAATCCGCCGATGGCCGACCTTCCAGCTGACAGAGTTCGCCCATCACCACCATTCTCCATCGTTGGTGTCGACTACGCCGGCCCCTTCAATCGCAAACCAGAGATTCGCTCACGGAGTACCACCAGACTAAAGTCATATGTCGCCGTGTTCGTATGCTTCAGTACGCGAGCCGTTCACCTCGAGGTGGTCCTGGACCTCACGACAGCGGCGTTCCTCGCCGCATTGAAACGTTTTGCAGCACGCCGTGGCTGTCCTTTAACGATCTACTCAGATAACGGCACCAATTTCACCGGCGCTGCCAACGAATTGAATGAGAAGTTCAATGAACTTGCTCAATCCACCGAAATCCAGAAGTTCGCATCACCAGCTCCGATCGAATGGCGCTTCAACCCCCCTGCTGCGCCGCACATGGGTGGATTATGGGAAGCTGCCGTACGTATTATGAAGAATCACCTGTACAAAACGATCGGTGATACAGAGCTCACCACAGACGAATTTTGTACTCTTCTGTGCCACATCGAATCGATCATGAATTCGCGCCCGATTGTACCGCTGCGCGATCCAGCTTCCAGTTTCGATGCCCTGACACCTGGGCATTTTCTAATCGGACGTCCGCTTGTAGCTGTCTCAGATGACACATCCAACAGCGACGTCTCCCACTACCGAACGCGCTGGGACCTTGTAACCCAACTGCGCAACGCTATTTGGCGACGTTGGAAGCCAGAAGTCCTAACCTCCCTGCAGAAACGGGTCAAATGGACTGCTTCAACTCCTCAGTTCGAGATTAACGACATTGTAATCCTCAGCAAAGAGGAGACCGCACCTTTGCAGTGGCCATTAGGCCGAATCATTCGTACGTATCCAGATAGTCAAGGTACAGTGCGCTCCGTCGACGTCATTTGCCGTAACGGCACTGTTTTGAAGCGCCCTGTCCATAATCTGATACCGCTCATCGACGTAGATGAAGTTTCGACGCCGGATGGTACCAGCGCCGACGGCGGCGGGATGTAA
- the LOC135836871 gene encoding phenylalanine 2-monooxygenase precursor-like: MGISVIPSLLDEKNVATLGAKTIAEICKTGRYYRHPDSALISYPLVVADKIGKIPDNKELKIAVIGAGVGGIASCYELSRLGNSDKIHVTLYESDPENFIFAPPVVKVKTAGLKTGRVFAARSQSSDTNQDDGDKDSKPGDKTVYEIGAMRFPEIAGLTWHYANSVFKEDTKVDAFPNPGTVATEFVFGDRSDRYSRDDGWLKENSPTERVYKVVRAGIFGPPEKETPCYFLIGGKNPCDVSEELKKEYTNTEDKKRLEEINQEWKEFAIKYDGLTLEAAIRQIIRAEVEKGTLPDIEGLAKGEAKVNYYTELFGCFGFGTGGFKSISNQSLTEMMRILLWDYANEYTLPVNENVDFIAQLYQKAKIENKLNVDTKCARVCDVCHEASTDKALVFSYNKTSTGSGVVVEDTLPDKQEFDYVILAVTPKQMNSIISRAGFSNAARKIRFGDYNRQYPDEVEARPPLTLSKNYDTPNSEIFTAVNQIHMMSSSKIFVTIKEDDFLKYAPNFKKEGNKIKAIVSDCGLACSYIVPSPFSKPIVKDGVKYYSLLLSYNWEEDTKRIQHHLYEYPINKYDDSAANKKMIEAAINRTIREVRDPEDGTYKPWWFGELLSKSVLSDPLSHDWTTDYSAGGFKLDTTGNHYNSNLCFRYHTHAVDPTLKNRFFVAGDSYSHLGGWIEGAFMSAINAVTGLVVAANDGDIGALEPEARKVITTLDKVVSA; this comes from the coding sequence atgggTATCAGCGTTATTCCAAGTctattggatgaaaaaaatgtagcaaCATTGGGTGCCAAAACGATCGCTGAAATCTGCAAGACAGGAAGATATTACAGACATCCAGATTCAGCTCTGATATCATACCCGTTGGTGGTAGctgataaaattggaaaaattccgGACAATAAAGAATTAAAAATCGCTGTAATAGGTGCAGGAGTTGGTGGTATCGCTTCGTGTTATGAATTATCTCGATTGGGAAATAGCGATAAAATTCACGTTACTCTGTACGAGTCGGAtccggaaaattttatttttgcccCTCCGGTTGTCAAAGTCAAGACAGCAGGATTAAAAACTGGAAGAGTTTTTGCAGCTCGAAGCCAAAGCAGTGATACCAATCAAGATGATGGCGATAAGGACTCCAAGCCTGGTGATAAAACAGTATACGAGATCGGCGCGATGAGATTTCCAGAAATAGCCGGGTTGACTTGGCATTATGCCAATTCTGTATTCAAAGAAGACACAAAAGTTGATGCGTTCCCCAATCCGGGAACTGTTGCAACCGAATTTGTATTCGGTGATCGTTCAGACAGATACTCCAGGGATGATGGATGGTTGAAGGAGAATTCGCCTACAGAACGTGTATATAAAGTTGTTCGAGCAGGCATATTTGGTCCCCCGGAAAAAGAAACCCCTTGCTATTTTCTCATCGGTGGTAAAAATCCGTGCGACGTATCTGAAGAATTGAAGAAAGAATATACAAATACTGAGGACAAGAAGCGATTGGAAGAAATAAATCAAGAATGGAAAgaatttgccataaaatacGACGGGCTGACTTTGGAAGCTGCTATACGACAAATCATACGAGCTGAGGTTGAAAAAGGTACATTGCCGGATATCGAAGGGTTGGCCAAAGGTGAAGCAAAAGTAAACTATTACACCGAATTATTTGGTTGTTTTGGTTTCGGTACAGGTGGATTTAAATCCATTTCTAACCAGTCGCTTACTGAAATGATGAGAATACTGTTATGGGACTATGCAAACGAGTACACTTTGCCAGTCAACGAAAACGTCGATTTTATTGCGCAATTGTACCAAAAAGCCAAGATAGAAAACAAGTTGAATGTAGATACGAAATGTGCTCGTGTTTGCGACGTTTGCCACGAAGCATCCACTGATAAAGCATTGGTATTTTCATACAATAAGACTTCAACTGGTTCTGGAGTAGTCGTAGAAGATACCCTACCGGATAAGCAAGAGTTCGACTACGTTATTTTGGCAGTAACGCCGAAACAAATGAATTCCATCATAAGCAGAGCCGGATTTAGTAATGCAGCTCGCAAGATACGTTTCGGCGATTACAATCGGCAGTATCCTGATGAAGTGGAAGCACGACCTCCGCTAACACTGTCCAAAAATTACGATACGCCCAACTCCGAAATATTTACAGCAGTTAATCAAATCCACATGATGAGTTCGTCGAAAATCTTTGTAACCATAAAGGAAGATGATTTCCTGAAGTACgcgccaaatttcaaaaaagaaggtaataaaataaaagcCATCGTATCAGATTGCGGTTTAGCATGCAGCTATATCGTTCCCAGTCCTTTTTCGAAACCGATAGTAAAAGATGGTGTGAAATATTACAGTTTATTACTTAGTTACAATTGGGAAGAGGATACTAAACGTATACAACACCATTTGTACGAATATCCGATAAATAAGTACGATGATTCTGCagccaacaaaaaaatgatagaagCAGCCATTAATCGTACAATACGTGAGGTTAGAGATCCTGAAGATGGAACTTACAAGCCTTGGTGGTTTGGTGAATTGTTGAGTAAGTCTGTATTGAGCGATCCATTGTCGCATGATTGGACCACCGATTATTCAGCTGGTGGGTTCAAATTGGATACGACTGGAAATCATTACAACAGCAATTTATGTTTTCGTTACCATACCCACGCTGTTGATCCTACGTTGAAGAATAGGTTCTTCGTGGCCGGTGACAGCTACAGTCATTTAGGCGGATGGATCGAAGGTGCGTTTATGAGCGCCATAAATGCGGTAACAGGATTAGTTGTCGCTGCAAACGATGGTGATATTGGAGCTTTGGAACCAGAAGCACGAAAAGTGATCACAACTTTGGATAAAGTGGTGTCAGCTTAA